ctttggtagaaggtagccgctcgatgcccgcttttccacactttctgtcctgtccagcagatttcctgcagtgctacgacatcgaagttgcggggatgtaattcatcgtagattatcctgtcgcaacctgcgaagcctagcgagtTACAGTTCCATGtaccaagcttccaatcgtgatcctttattcgtcgcctaggtcgttgccgattgtatcgagtcgtattatcttctatgtcgttcgtaatagttgtttttaaaggcggcttattgggcctgcgcaaacctcctgtctcgtcggagggccgtcgtgtcagggctgtttagcgtcccacctaacaccaggacttgggcttgtgcgctttgagcggcacacggtcgctttggcggagcatACTTGcagattcatgcagctttttatagaggtttaacagggcccactgtcaagccccaccacatcctaggcaggcgccacaactcgcagatggcctgtggagggatcgtcaagtcctttgacatagtccctgctgccccctttCTCATTCCTACAGGTATTTAAATATCCACCCTATTAAGTTATCACACGTATGCTAGCGCCACAAAACGGATGAATTACCAACTAGTTTGTATTTGAGATTGAAGGAAGGAGATTTAAGCCGAACAGCTATGTTGAATATTTTAAGCGTCTATCTTCTTAGCATCAAGagatataaaaataataaacacacAACCCAACACTGTTGCACAAAATACAAAACGCGCGTTCTCGTGTTACAAAAGTTGGCGCGCGTTCCGAAAAATTAATTTATCGACCAGCCACTAACTGTGTCTCTTAAGTCCTACAGACTATTTTCGTACCTAACCATAGTAGGGATACTGAACTAAAAGCAAGGTCCTTTTCCATGATTATTACATGACTGGCGGAAAAAAAACCTGCAACACATGAATCACGAGAATCATCAGGTGTACAAGAGGCTTTATGAAACGAAGAAAACACGACCAATTTTGTAGGCTGGTCACTTAATGTGAATGTCGGTTCCCATATgataaagcgacgtatgtaacagtgaaacttcaaaaattgttttttaaaaTACCTACGTCGATAAgtgaaaatattaaataaaagatttttaagatttaaaatCAATATAATCCATGTGTATTATATagaatagagtttttttttaattctttattatggtattttttatcttaaaattaagttcaatacCGTATAGAGTCGCGTAAGATTATGATTGTATTAAAAGCCTCgttttgtttaattttgttatacacgtcgttatgaaaatttAAGCACGACGGCACGATGCAACGccacagtgcaatttgacagttcattgataataattgttatttatttacgtgagtcgcatcgcacgtcgcgtttactatGGCTTGCCCCTTATGCTTGAGTAATCATATTTCAGaactaaaatttgtttgaagtGTTTGAGCCAAGACATTGTTAAAATTAAATGGTACAAACTCTTTCGCTAAATTTCCCCCAACAATACTCACCCTGAATCTCTGCTCCTGTGTCGGTTGAATGACGCCCGGATCGCCTCGCCATGACTTCAGGAAGCACAGCCACAGCCCGGCGCTACACGTCAGGAACGACACCGACGCCAGAAAGGACACCGTCGGAGCAATGTACGTCAGCCAGGTCACGTAGAACCACGCCTTGGTGGCCATATAGACACTGAGGGGAAGCAACGCCATCAACGTTTCGTCAAACAGCGTTTGGCCGATCGTGTGCGACAGCGCGTACAAGCAGCCCAACAGGAATACTTTGATGATGATCAGGGTGTCCGCGCAGAAAATCAGCCCCGCCAGGTAGAACACCAGGAATGGCGTAGCGATCATGCTCCACCAGCGGAAACGTTTGTCCAGCGTGAAACGAACTATCAGATTGCGGCGCTGTGACTGTTGTGTTAGATCCCGGATTTTCTCCGACACTTTCGAACCGATCCAGATCGAGCCCATGTGCGGTTGCAGCATCGTCAGTGGGGTATCGCCGCGCAGGTTTGGAACTTCAAGACTGGATTTCCCCTTAAGGATTAAGGTACTGACGGCGGTGGCATTGCGTGCGAGAATAGCCCAATGTAGAGCGGTATTTCCGTGAGTGTGATCCGCAAGGCTAGGGTTTGCTCCAAGGGTCAAAAGTAAACGAACCGGGTCTAGAGCAGATATTTTCCAAGCAGCCCACATCAGTGCGGTCATTCCTCCTCGATCTTGAAGATCTGGATTAACACCTCGAGCAATAAAATATGCAACCAATgcagtgtgtccaaactgtgccGCCAAGTGGATACAGGAACAACCTTCCGCATCCCTTAAACTTGGATCCGCTCCAGCTGCAAGTAGCAGAACCACCGCTCCAAGATGCCCCTGCCTTGTGGCCCAATGCAGCGGCGTGGCATTTAGTTCTCCCCCTACTGCATCAACTATGGCGCCTTTGTCCAGGAAATACTTGATAATGTCCTTTCGGTTGTTGATAGCCGCCCAGTGCAAAAGAGTCACTGTTTCACTATCCGGTTGGTTGACGTCCCACCCTGCTTCGATCAGTTCCTTTACTCGTCCAATCGCACCGTACTGCGTTGCTTTCACGATATCAAATCCACTGTAGTCATGTTCTACCGGAGCTACCGCAGATTCGTGTGTTATCAGACCGTCCCGATCAGTTCGTTCCGGCTCCGCGCAGCCACCAGCAGCGGCACTGCAGGCGCTTTGATACATTTTCCTGGCTTCGTTCCACTACTTCAGTGATAATTTTTCCACTACTTTAGGGAAAAATTGTCCCCctcttcaaacttttcacttcGATTTTCGCGACGGAGAAAACTCCCAAAACAAACTCCGTCCTCCACACAAATCGTGTGCGATTAGAACCGAAATGGGGGGGTCTTGTTTCTTTTTCGT
The nucleotide sequence above comes from Armigeres subalbatus isolate Guangzhou_Male chromosome 3, GZ_Asu_2, whole genome shotgun sequence. Encoded proteins:
- the LOC134224761 gene encoding palmitoyltransferase Hip14 isoform X1 — protein: MYQSACSAAAGGCAEPERTDRDGLITHESAVAPVEHDYSGFDIVKATQYGAIGRVKELIEAGWDVNQPDSETVTLLHWAAINNRKDIIKYFLDKGAIVDAVGGELNATPLHWATRQGHLGAVVLLLAAGADPSLRDAEGCSCIHLAAQFGHTALVAYFIARGVNPDLQDRGGMTALMWAAWKISALDPVRLLLTLGANPSLADHTHGNTALHWAILARNATAVSTLILKGKSSLEVPNLRGDTPLTMLQPHMGSIWIGSKVSEKIRDLTQQSQRRNLIVRFTLDKRFRWWSMIATPFLVFYLAGLIFCADTLIIIKVFLLGCLYALSHTIGQTLFDETLMALLPLSVYMATKAWFYVTWLTYIAPTVSFLASVSFLTCSAGLWLCFLKSWRGDPGVIQPTQEQRFRTIIELSERGGGGFEPSAFCSACLVRRPVRSKHCSVCDRCVARFDHHCPWVGNCIGAKNHKYFMGFLWMLMIMCCWMLYGGANFYVQACSVNMEEVLSGLWNAIVAIGSCNPWVGWVMANALLHMSWVTVLTICQSYQVVCLGMTTNERMNRGRYRHFQAKGGKSPFTRGPVKNLFDFMECSCFGIVQPLKTDWMQYFDFDKHVEQEPLLRPDNFQYV
- the LOC134224761 gene encoding palmitoyltransferase Hip14 isoform X2, with translation MYQSACSAAAGGCAEPERTDRDGLITHESAVAPVEHDYSGFDIVKATQYGAIGRVKELIEAGWDVNQPDSETVTLLHWAAINNRKDIIKYFLDKGAIVDAVGGELNATPLHWATRQGHLGAVVLLLAAGADPSLRDAEGCSCIHLAAQFGHTALVAYFIARGVNPDLQDRGGMTALMWAAWKISALDPVRLLLTLGANPSLADHTHGNTALHWAILARNATAVSTLILKGKSSLEVPNLRGDTPLTMLQPHMGSIWIGSKVSEKIRDLTQQSQRRNLIVRFTLDKRFRWWSMIATPFLVFYLAGLIFCADTLIIIKVFLLGCLYALSHTIGQTLFDETLMALLPLSVYMATKAWFYVTWLTYIAPTVSFLASVSFLTCSAGLWLCFLKSWRGDPGVIQPTQEQRFRTIIELSERGGGGFEPSAFCSACLVRRPVRSKHCSVCDRCVARFDHHCPWVGNCIGAKNHKYFMGFLWMLMIMCCWMLYGGANFYVQACSVNMEEGLWNAIVAIGSCNPWVGWVMANALLHMSWVTVLTICQSYQVVCLGMTTNERMNRGRYRHFQAKGGKSPFTRGPVKNLFDFMECSCFGIVQPLKTDWMQYFDFDKHVEQEPLLRPDNFQYV